A stretch of the Desulfobaculum bizertense DSM 18034 genome encodes the following:
- a CDS encoding DUF2062 domain-containing protein, which yields MKKDRFSQWGRFQRWSRYHFLRIMRLAATPHSIAMGCALGIFVGFMPIVPFQTVVVLALAFLFKGNKIAAMAGTWISNPVDLPFFYYGLYLVGKALLPFDGPAFDPSNLEMTHLIEAGWELFAMMVTGGIVLGIPAAILTYFVTKKLVVVYRKRRALRMLKRRSTYAR from the coding sequence ATGAAAAAGGACCGCTTTTCACAGTGGGGCCGGTTCCAACGCTGGTCCCGCTATCATTTTCTGCGCATTATGCGCCTCGCCGCGACACCGCACTCCATAGCAATGGGGTGTGCCCTTGGTATTTTTGTTGGCTTTATGCCAATTGTCCCGTTTCAGACTGTCGTGGTTCTTGCCCTGGCTTTTCTGTTCAAAGGGAACAAAATTGCTGCAATGGCGGGAACGTGGATTTCAAATCCTGTTGATTTGCCGTTTTTCTATTACGGGCTGTACCTCGTAGGAAAAGCGCTTTTGCCTTTTGATGGGCCAGCTTTTGACCCGAGTAATCTGGAGATGACCCACCTCATTGAGGCTGGGTGGGAGCTGTTTGCAATGATGGTGACCGGTGGTATCGTACTTGGTATCCCCGCTGCAATATTAACGTATTTTGTGACGAAAAAGCTCGTTGTAGTATATCGAAAGCGACGAGCGCTTCGGATGCTTAAACGGCGCTCCACGTATGCTCGATAA